Genomic DNA from Streptomyces sp. GS7:
ATCGGCTGGGTGATCCAGGGCCCAGGCAGCCGGCGAACCCCAGCAGGCCCACTCGTAGTCGTCCAACTCGTGACGCGTGCTGACGTGCCCGTCAACCGAGGTCGAGCACACGCTCGTCGCCCTTCGGCAGCCCACGTTCCAGCAGCCGACCGACCGACTCGTCGTCGAGCGGAGACTTGATCGGGCTCTCGGCATGAGCGATCCGGGAGATCTCGACACGGTTCATCAGCACACCGTTTCAGCCGACGGAGGCTGCGCGCACTTCGTTTTCGCTCACCTGCCGGAGCCTTCCCCTGGAAGCACGTGCACGCCCTCAGCACCCCTCCATGACCGTGGTGACGTGCCGGGCAGGTCGGCCGTTGACGCACTCTCCCGCCGCGATCTCCAACGTGGCGTCGCGGTGAGCAGGCGTGGTGAACGGGAAAGCGGGCCGCGGGAGCCTAGATTCGGAAGGGAGCATCGTTGTGTGAGATCCGGGGTCGCCATGCGGAGGAAAGCCACGTTCCGGTCTGTCGGGCTCTCGCGCCGGCCTGTGAACGGCCCGGTTCCCACGCCGGCCGAGCCGCCCGGACCCCGACTGCCCGCCATGGTGCAGACCCTGCTCTTCGCGCGGTACCGGGATCGCTGGTTCCCTCGACTGCGACGTACCTACGGCGAGGTGTTCTCGCTCTCCCTGGCGGCGCCGATCCGGCACAACGTCGTGGTCCTGGCCCGGCAGGAAGCCGTCGACGAGGTCTTCGGCGGGGCGGTCGACGTCCTGCACGCGGGTGCGGGCAACGAGGTCCTCAGACCCATCCTGGGCGATCACTCGGTGCTGCTCACCGACGAGGACGAACACCGCAGGTTGCGGCGGCTGCTGCTCCCCGCCTTCAGCAGTCCGGCCTTGCGCACATACGAGGACATGATGCGGGACGTGGCGGTGGGGGAGATCGAGCGGTGGCCGGTGGGAGAGGTGTTCTGTGCCCACCACCGCATGCGGGAACTCACGCTGGAGGTCATCGGCCAGCTGATTCTGGGAGTGACCGCACAGGCACGACTGGCCCAGCTGCGGCCACTGATGCGCAGCCTCACCGACATCGGCCAGATCACCCTGCTCGGACTGTCCCACCCTAGACTGCGCCGGCTGCCTCCCTGGCGCCGATACCTGTCCGTCCGGCGAAGACTGGACGACCTGATCGACGCCCAGGTGGCCCACCGACGGGTGGCGGCAGACGACGAGGGCGACGTGCTGTCCCATCTGGTGCAGACGGGACAGAAGGCGGACGGTGGTGGCTTCGGGGACGCGGAGCTGCGCGACCAACTCGTCACGCTGCTCCTCGCCGGGCACGAGACCACCGCGACCGGGTTGGCGTGGGCGCTGCACGAACTCAGTCGCAGCCCCGAGCACCTGCGCAGGGCACAACGGGCAGCCGACGAAGGCGACGATGCCTACCTGACGGCGATCTTCCAGGAGACGTTGCGCCGCAGGCCGGTGATCTATCAGGTGGCCCGGTGCCTGACCGAGCCGCTCACCATCGCAGGCCACCGGCTCCCCGCGGGTACAACGGTCATGCCCGCCATCGGCCTGGTCCATCTCGATCCCACGCACCACGAGCAACCAGAGGCGTTCTGCCCGGAACGGTTCCTGGACGGCCGGCTTCCGTCACCGGCCTGGATCCCCTTCGGAGGCGGAGCACGCCGATGCCCGGGCGCCGGATTCGCCTTGCTGGAGGCGACCATCGTGCTGCGGGAGGTACTCACCCGCTACGACCTGCGTCCCGATCGCGCCCGCCCGGAGACCCCACGCCCCCGCCAGGTCACCCACGGTCCGGCGCGAGGGGCGCGCCTCGTGGTCTCCCACCGGGGGAAAAACACCGTGGCTTGACAGCCGAGTGGCTATGGGGCGCGGGCTCCGGCTGCTCGACTTCCCGGTGCTGTCCTACGGCTCACCGACCGCACCACGCTGCCGTTGAATCCGTCGCCGTGGACACTCCGCGCGCCGGACCGGCCCCGCCGGAGAACCCACGCCTGATCCGCCTCACCACAGAGGCACGGTCTTCAGGGATTGTGATGTGCTCCCCCCCCGAGGGGCTGCCGCCCATCGAGACGCTCGTCCTGCGGGGCAGTGGCGGCGCTGCTATCCCCGCCGGACGAGGAGCTCGGTGTTGCGGTCCGCCGCCGTACCCGCCATCTCCTCATCGACGTCGCTGCCCGTCCTGGCGGCGAGTCCGGGCGCGTTGTAGGCCAGCTCACGGTAGAGGGAGGCGAGGCCGACCGCGGAGAGGTCGTCGAAGTCCGCCCGGTACGGCGCGGCGGACTCCACCAGCGTGGTGAACAGCGACAGCGTGCCGTCCTGGTTGTCGACGAGTTCGAGGAGCCGCGCGTGCTGCGGGTAGTCCACGTGGGAGGCGGTGTTGACCTCCCAGAAGGAGCGGGCCGGTGTCGGGTGGGCGTGCGGTGTGATGCGGTTGACGTGGCTGTGTCCGTTGATCCACGCGACCACGTTGGGAAACCGGCTCAGCAGGGCGATCACCTCCGCACCGTCGTGCCGGATCTCGTCGGCGCGGGCCGCGTCGGGACGCCGGGTCATGCTCGGGCTGTGGTGGTGACTGAAGACGAGGATGTGCGCGTCGTCGGCAGTGGTGTTGCGCACCAGGCGCCCGTCGGCGTCGTAGTGGCGCGCGCTGTGGGCGGCCAGGGTGCGTTCCAGCCAGCCCAGTTGCTCGGTCCCGAGCGAACCCTCGTAGTGGCCGCTGCGGTAGGTGGTGTCGATGCTGATGCCGAGGACGCCGTCCGCGATACGGAAGGTGTAGTACATCCGCTCACCGTCCAGGTGATTCTCGGTGTACCCGTGCCCGACCGGGCCCGCTCCCGCGTAGGCGGGGTCGAGGTGCGCAGTGACGTAGTCGTGCGGGGTGGCCAGGCGCCGGCGCGGGTCGGCGGTGACGGACCGGGCCCGGCGGGCGTTGTGATGCAGGATCTCCTTCAGGACGGTGCTCTTGGGATCGTCGCCGGATTCCAGCACCTTGGCGAAGGCGGCCACGTCGGAGTCCGGTACGGAGACGAGCTTGCGCGCCCCGGTGATGTAGTCGCTCAGGAAGGGGTCCTGGGGGGCCAGGCATCCACCGGGCAGGTCGTCGTGGTTGCCGGGCGTCGAGTACCAGGGGATCTGCAGGCCCGGGCTGGTGACGGGGCGTATCGCGGCCTCCAGGAATCCGGGGATCCGCGGCATTCCACGTAGTTTGTCCTGGTCACGCAGGTCGGAGTCGGGGTGCCAGTACAGCGGGAGGCCGCAGTTCTGCACTCCCTCGTATGCGGCCGGGTCGCCGGTGTTGGGAGTGATCCGGCCGCCGCTCATCAGCGTCAGGAACCACTCCAGCTCCACCATCGAGTGGTTGTCGATGTTGTCGCCGGTGGACATCACGAAGGCCGGGGGCAGACTGGTGTGGGGTCCGCCGCCGATCGTATTGACCTGCTCGACCAGCGAGACCGCGCCCGC
This window encodes:
- a CDS encoding cytochrome P450, whose translation is MRRKATFRSVGLSRRPVNGPVPTPAEPPGPRLPAMVQTLLFARYRDRWFPRLRRTYGEVFSLSLAAPIRHNVVVLARQEAVDEVFGGAVDVLHAGAGNEVLRPILGDHSVLLTDEDEHRRLRRLLLPAFSSPALRTYEDMMRDVAVGEIERWPVGEVFCAHHRMRELTLEVIGQLILGVTAQARLAQLRPLMRSLTDIGQITLLGLSHPRLRRLPPWRRYLSVRRRLDDLIDAQVAHRRVAADDEGDVLSHLVQTGQKADGGGFGDAELRDQLVTLLLAGHETTATGLAWALHELSRSPEHLRRAQRAADEGDDAYLTAIFQETLRRRPVIYQVARCLTEPLTIAGHRLPAGTTVMPAIGLVHLDPTHHEQPEAFCPERFLDGRLPSPAWIPFGGGARRCPGAGFALLEATIVLREVLTRYDLRPDRARPETPRPRQVTHGPARGARLVVSHRGKNTVA
- a CDS encoding TIGR03767 family metallophosphoesterase, which codes for MAGMATTTDRRRFLLSTGAAVAAAGASYALAGQRGSSTHPVARPAPADTGAAPARPIVRRAAPYGATTLQTTARLTGSGGYRRIGSGPGWPLVVRGDIAAAQGGREDRRAALACFVQITDLHVADVQSPLRTEYLRAGSPGSWRGQEALSVAGAVSLVEQVNTIGGGPHTSLPPAFVMSTGDNIDNHSMVELEWFLTLMSGGRITPNTGDPAAYEGVQNCGLPLYWHPDSDLRDQDKLRGMPRIPGFLEAAIRPVTSPGLQIPWYSTPGNHDDLPGGCLAPQDPFLSDYITGARKLVSVPDSDVAAFAKVLESGDDPKSTVLKEILHHNARRARSVTADPRRRLATPHDYVTAHLDPAYAGAGPVGHGYTENHLDGERMYYTFRIADGVLGISIDTTYRSGHYEGSLGTEQLGWLERTLAAHSARHYDADGRLVRNTTADDAHILVFSHHHSPSMTRRPDAARADEIRHDGAEVIALLSRFPNVVAWINGHSHVNRITPHAHPTPARSFWEVNTASHVDYPQHARLLELVDNQDGTLSLFTTLVESAAPYRADFDDLSAVGLASLYRELAYNAPGLAARTGSDVDEEMAGTAADRNTELLVRRG